The Toxorhynchites rutilus septentrionalis strain SRP chromosome 3, ASM2978413v1, whole genome shotgun sequence genome includes a region encoding these proteins:
- the LOC129775532 gene encoding CLIP domain-containing serine protease B4-like, with protein MFRIAVLLVPLVLLELVSRGSALSLNDPCKNPDDQPGRCIFLRECPALLNIYNKQVLTPDESSFILSSRCGKSGTKSLVCCAGADVAISSSSSKFLKSPHCGLDLSDRIVGGQPTNLDEFPWTALIQYSKPDGRTGFHCGASLINSRYVLTAAHCIKAIPKGWEVLGIRLGEYDLFNDGKDCIDGVCADVPVDVAIEQIIVHEEYNLRTPGQYNDIALIRLARNVSFSTYIKPICLPVDSAERFRDIVGTVASAAGWGRTETGRGSSIKLKVSLEISDPVRCAKAYVPSHIILRDTQLCAGGLRGKDTCSGDSGGPLMKRIKSTHFLYGIVSFGPNKCGTNKVPGVYTNVVKYIEWIENNLQ; from the exons ATGTTCAGAATTGCTGTACTACTGGTGCCATTAGTGCTTCTCGAGCTCGTTTCCCGAGGATCAGCGTTAA GTTTGAACGATCCGTGCAAGAATCCTGACGATCAGCCCGGCCGCTGCATATTTCTTCGTGAGTGTCCAGCCTTACTAAACATTTATAACAAACAAGTGCTCACACCAGACGAGAGTAGTTTTATCCTGAGTAGCCGATGTGGTAAATCTGGGACCAAATCGTTG GTTTGCTGCGCTGGGGCTGATGTAGCCATCTCTAGCTCCTCCTCTAAGTTTCTCAAGTCTCCTCATTGTGGACTTGATTTATCGGACCGTATCGTGGGGGGTCAACCAACCAATTTGGACGAGTTCCCCTGGACCGCTTTGATTCAGTACAGCAAGCCAGACGGAAGGACGGGATTTCACTGTGGCGCATCATTGATCAATTCACGTTATGTGCTAACTGCAGCTCATTGTATCAAAGCGATCCCCAAAGGATGGGAAGT ACTCGGTATTCGTCTCGGGGAGTACGACCTCTTTAATGATGGGAAAGACTGTATTGATGGTGTATGTGCCGATGTTCCGGTGGACGTAGCCATTGAGCAAATAATTGTTCACGAAGAATACAATCTCAGGACTCCTGGCCAGTACAATGATATAGCCCTAATTCGGTTGGCTCGCAACGTTTCGTTTTCGACATATATAAAGCCCATTTGTTTGCCAGTGGATTCCGCTGAACGATTTCGTGACATTGTCGGAACTGTAGCCTCTGCTGCTGGATGGGGCAGAACAGAAACAG GAAGAGGAAGTTCGATCAAGCTAAAAGTAAGTTTGGAGATCAGTGATCCGGTTCGATGCGCTAAAGCCTACGTACCATCACATATAATTCTAAGAGACACGCAGCTTTGTGCAGGTGGCCTTCGCGGTAAAGATACCTGTAGCGGAGACTCCGGAGGTCCTCTAATGAAACGTATCAAGTCTACCCATTTCCTGTATGGAATCGTTAGCTTCGGACCCAATAAATGCGGTACCAACAAAGTACCAGGAGTATATACCAATGTTGTAAAATATATCGAATggattgaaaataatctgcagtAG